GCGGAGCTTCCAGCGTTGCGGGGTGTTCGGGCGACTCACCGCGAGTCGTACTCCTGGTAGATGACGTGGCCGCAGGCCTTGCAGTGCGAGGCGTCCGGGTCGTGGTAGGCGAGGCCGCAGGACTCGCAGGTGACCGACACCTTGTCGGTCGTCCACTCGCGGACGATGCGACTCGCCTGCCAGGGGATGAGCACGACCCCGGAGATGATGGCCCCGGTCGTCACGATGCGGCCCCCCGCCGTCAGCGGGACGATGTCGCCGAACCCGACCGTCGTGAGCGTGACGACCGTGAAGTAGAACGCGTCGCCGAAGTTCGCCACCTCCGGGTTCGCGACGTGTTCGGCCGCGTAGAACACGCCGGCCGAGACGAAGAAGATCGTCAGGACCGTCAGCAACAGTTTCAGGACCCGGAGCTCGTGGACCGAGATGGAGCCGAAGAAGAACTCCTCGTCCCGGGTGAACCGGTAGAACCGCATGAATCGGACGACACGAAGCGCCCGCAGGAAGCCGATGTCGAGCGCGAACACCGACAGCCCG
This window of the Haloarchaeobius amylolyticus genome carries:
- a CDS encoding ion transporter, which gives rise to MQNRDVRPPDGGPRELVEFYLLDHRTTLGKVIDIALMALNLCFVGIFVFETYSVSAETRQLLWAAEVAIACVFALEYVLRLYGAPDRFEEATDVYTVVDLLAILPTFAFLLVPGLSVFALDIGFLRALRVVRFMRFYRFTRDEEFFFGSISVHELRVLKLLLTVLTIFFVSAGVFYAAEHVANPEVANFGDAFYFTVVTLTTVGFGDIVPLTAGGRIVTTGAIISGVVLIPWQASRIVREWTTDKVSVTCESCGLAYHDPDASHCKACGHVIYQEYDSR